One Ignavibacterium sp. DNA segment encodes these proteins:
- the trxB gene encoding thioredoxin-disulfide reductase, protein MENHFDAIIIGAGAAGLTAGIYLSRAKMNTLILNEGAVGGQMVLTHEIANYPGVENVSGYTLARTMKTQAQKFGCMIKSNIKITSLELNSRLKRVVVNNKDVYTSNAVIIATGGKSRMIGAIGEEDFKGKGISYCATCDGDFFQDKEIIVVGGGNSALEEAVSLTKYASKVTIVHQFDHFQALDHYVEEAKRNDKINFIIESKIVEFVGNEKLERVKIQNQRTNETSELKIDGVFVFIGYVPNTELLQGKIELNTWNEIIVDNNMKTNIQGVYAAGDSIQKKYRQVTTAVADGTIAALSASEYINNIKKEMAEYELA, encoded by the coding sequence ATGGAAAATCATTTTGATGCAATAATAATCGGTGCTGGTGCCGCTGGTTTAACTGCAGGGATTTATCTTTCAAGAGCAAAGATGAATACTTTGATTTTGAATGAAGGAGCTGTCGGCGGACAGATGGTTCTTACACACGAGATAGCAAACTATCCGGGTGTTGAAAATGTAAGCGGATATACTCTTGCAAGAACGATGAAAACACAAGCACAAAAATTCGGATGTATGATTAAATCAAATATTAAGATTACTTCTCTTGAACTTAATAGTAGATTAAAAAGAGTAGTTGTTAACAATAAAGATGTTTATACTTCTAATGCGGTTATTATTGCAACAGGTGGTAAATCAAGAATGATTGGTGCAATAGGTGAAGAAGATTTTAAAGGTAAAGGGATTTCTTATTGTGCTACCTGCGATGGTGATTTTTTTCAAGATAAAGAAATAATAGTTGTCGGAGGCGGAAACTCTGCTTTGGAAGAAGCAGTTTCATTAACCAAATATGCATCTAAAGTTACTATTGTCCATCAATTTGATCACTTTCAGGCTTTGGATCATTATGTTGAAGAAGCAAAAAGAAATGATAAGATCAATTTTATAATAGAATCAAAGATTGTTGAATTTGTTGGAAATGAAAAACTTGAGAGAGTAAAGATCCAAAATCAAAGAACTAATGAAACAAGTGAATTAAAAATTGATGGAGTATTTGTATTTATCGGATATGTTCCAAATACGGAATTATTACAAGGGAAAATTGAACTTAATACTTGGAATGAAATAATTGTTGATAATAATATGAAGACTAATATTCAAGGTGTGTATGCCGCTGGTGATTCAATTCAAAAAAAATACAGACAAGTAACTACTGCAGTTGCCGATGGAACAATTGCCGCACTGAGTGCCTCCGAGTATATCAATAATATTAAAAAAGAAATGGCTGAATATGAACTTGCTTAG
- a CDS encoding tetratricopeptide repeat protein, with protein MKFKPIYLYAIVILIAVVTVIMLTQFSDEGKLSDNIANKKMPDDNIHKRLGHGMMQNPAGGLVTEEIKKKLASMKKDVDENPNDTLKVREYADMLLTAHQPDDALEYYKRIIAKDKSRKDIYFTMTYIYYHQKNFQQAELITREMYNLFPDDPMVCYNLGASEIRKGNKEKAKEIWNKLIREHPTDTIAVLAKKSLEKL; from the coding sequence ATGAAATTCAAACCAATATATCTTTATGCTATAGTAATCTTAATTGCAGTTGTTACAGTAATAATGCTTACTCAGTTTTCAGATGAGGGTAAGTTATCTGATAATATTGCAAATAAAAAAATGCCGGATGATAATATTCATAAAAGACTTGGTCATGGCATGATGCAAAATCCTGCCGGCGGATTGGTTACTGAAGAAATTAAAAAAAAATTAGCTTCAATGAAAAAAGATGTTGATGAGAATCCCAACGACACTCTGAAAGTAAGAGAATATGCAGATATGCTTTTAACTGCACATCAGCCTGATGATGCGCTTGAGTATTATAAAAGAATAATTGCAAAAGATAAATCCAGAAAAGATATTTACTTTACTATGACTTATATTTACTACCATCAGAAGAATTTCCAGCAAGCTGAGCTGATAACCAGAGAGATGTATAATTTATTCCCTGATGACCCAATGGTTTGTTATAATCTTGGAGCTTCCGAAATCAGAAAAGGGAATAAAGAAAAAGCTAAAGAAATATGGAATAAACTGATAAGAGAACATCCAACAGATACAATAGCTGTACTGGCAAAAAAATCTTTGGAAAAACTTTAG
- a CDS encoding CehA/McbA family metallohydrolase encodes MFEYIGALHMHSTFSDGTGEVSDIAKFADEIGLDFIILTDHNTLRALQEGYEKWYGNTLLLVGCEINDKENKNHYLAFGINEAFSTRTPAKKYVAKVKELGGIGFLAHPHEKRQHKEHPAYPWTEWDTEDFTGIEIWNHMSEWVENLTEENKYRSFLHPLRTIVAPPKETLKLWDELNIKRKVVGIGGVDAHAHKYNLVGFLEVEIFPYKVLFRSIRTHILIDEPIKKGKSSKDVESAKIKIYNALRDGKCFVANDYVAESKGFRFYAEKNGKKYQMGETIPDSKDIILKVLLPAEDAEIKLLRNGQLIETEKGIGAEFIVSKKGAYRVEVFKDNRAWIYSNHIRINI; translated from the coding sequence ATGTTTGAATATATAGGCGCTTTACATATGCACTCGACTTTTTCGGATGGAACAGGAGAGGTGTCAGATATTGCAAAGTTTGCTGATGAAATCGGTTTGGATTTTATCATACTTACTGATCATAATACATTAAGGGCTTTACAGGAAGGATACGAAAAGTGGTATGGGAATACTTTGCTGCTTGTCGGCTGTGAAATCAATGATAAAGAAAATAAAAACCACTACCTTGCATTTGGAATTAATGAAGCTTTCTCAACTCGAACACCTGCAAAAAAATATGTAGCTAAAGTAAAGGAACTTGGCGGTATTGGTTTTTTGGCTCATCCGCATGAAAAACGTCAACACAAAGAGCATCCTGCATACCCTTGGACTGAATGGGATACAGAAGATTTTACTGGAATTGAAATCTGGAATCATATGTCTGAATGGGTCGAAAATCTTACTGAGGAAAATAAATACAGATCTTTTCTTCATCCTTTAAGAACTATTGTTGCTCCGCCAAAAGAAACTTTGAAACTTTGGGACGAATTAAACATAAAAAGAAAAGTAGTTGGTATTGGCGGAGTAGATGCGCATGCACACAAGTACAATCTTGTTGGGTTTCTTGAAGTAGAAATTTTTCCATATAAGGTTTTATTCAGGTCAATACGTACACACATTCTTATTGATGAACCGATTAAAAAGGGCAAAAGCAGTAAAGATGTTGAATCAGCAAAAATAAAAATCTATAATGCTTTAAGAGATGGTAAGTGCTTTGTTGCTAATGACTACGTTGCAGAATCAAAAGGTTTTAGGTTTTATGCAGAAAAGAATGGTAAGAAATATCAAATGGGTGAAACAATTCCGGATTCCAAAGATATTATTCTTAAAGTATTACTTCCTGCAGAAGATGCAGAAATAAAACTGCTCAGAAACGGGCAACTAATTGAAACTGAAAAGGGAATAGGTGCAGAATTTATTGTTAGTAAAAAAGGTGCATACAGAGTGGAAGTATTTAAAGATAACAGAGCCTGGATTTACTCAAATCATATAAGAATAAATATTTAA
- a CDS encoding glutaredoxin domain-containing protein gives MAAPQHKVIVFSTPTCTFCNQVKRYFREKNIRFTDVDVSRDQSAARDMMRRTGQMGVPVILIDNKPVIGFDRNKINQMLNIKNQRE, from the coding sequence ATGGCAGCACCACAACACAAAGTTATAGTATTTTCAACTCCTACCTGCACATTCTGTAATCAGGTAAAAAGATATTTTCGCGAAAAGAATATAAGGTTTACAGATGTTGATGTTTCCAGAGATCAATCTGCCGCAAGAGATATGATGCGCAGAACAGGGCAGATGGGAGTGCCGGTTATCCTGATTGATAATAAACCAGTAATCGGTTTCGACAGAAATAAAATTAATCAGATGTTAAACATTAAAAACCAAAGGGAATAA
- a CDS encoding class I SAM-dependent methyltransferase yields the protein MNNRVYNNGIERLRSPERIERLEVERVVELCLDHKKINSVLDIGTGSGLFAEGFYKLNKKVTGIDINPEMLTAAKVHLPDVEFRIAHAEELPFDDNTFDLVFMGVIFHEVDDYIKALQESKRVAVRQVSILEYKYIVEESGPPIEHRLKEEFLKQLSEEAGFSQIQIIPLKNLVLYHFIK from the coding sequence ATGAATAATAGAGTTTATAATAATGGAATTGAAAGATTAAGGTCACCCGAAAGAATTGAGCGCTTAGAAGTAGAAAGAGTTGTGGAGCTTTGTCTAGATCATAAAAAAATAAATTCTGTTTTAGATATAGGAACAGGCAGCGGTTTATTTGCTGAGGGATTTTATAAACTTAACAAAAAAGTTACTGGGATTGATATTAATCCCGAAATGTTAACTGCCGCAAAAGTTCATTTACCTGATGTAGAATTTAGAATTGCACATGCAGAAGAACTTCCTTTTGATGATAACACTTTTGACTTAGTTTTTATGGGAGTGATTTTTCACGAGGTTGATGATTATATCAAAGCTTTGCAGGAATCTAAAAGAGTTGCTGTCCGGCAGGTTTCTATTTTAGAATATAAATATATCGTTGAAGAATCCGGACCACCGATTGAGCATAGATTAAAAGAAGAATTTCTCAAACAGCTTTCTGAAGAAGCAGGGTTTTCACAAATTCAAATTATACCATTGAAGAATCTTGTACTATATCATTTTATTAAGTAA
- a CDS encoding co-chaperone GroES has product MKIKPLDDRILLEPLPTEEKTSSGLIIPDTAKEKPRVGLVISIGTDEDLKEKIKEGDKVLFAKYGGDEIEMNGKEYRILQRSDILAVIED; this is encoded by the coding sequence ATGAAAATTAAACCATTAGATGATCGTATTTTACTTGAACCACTGCCAACAGAAGAAAAAACTTCATCAGGATTAATAATTCCAGACACTGCGAAAGAAAAGCCTCGTGTTGGTTTGGTTATCTCCATCGGAACAGATGAAGACCTTAAAGAAAAGATCAAAGAAGGCGATAAAGTTCTATTTGCTAAATACGGTGGTGATGAGATTGAAATGAACGGTAAAGAATACAGAATTTTACAAAGATCAGATATTCTTGCAGTAATTGAAGATTAA
- a CDS encoding DUF2752 domain-containing protein, with translation MQNNTKEHSLILFFHKSINSLKLIGIEVIVWISALLYLAFFNDPFNQHFTICPLANLGFEHCPGCGLGNSISLLFHGYFLESFYTHLLGLPAILIILYRIFSLIHFNYKSTKSTTKSRSSYA, from the coding sequence ATGCAAAATAATACTAAAGAACATTCTCTTATACTTTTTTTTCATAAATCAATTAATTCATTAAAGTTAATTGGTATTGAAGTCATTGTATGGATATCTGCTTTACTTTATCTGGCATTTTTTAACGATCCCTTCAACCAGCACTTTACGATTTGTCCATTAGCAAATTTAGGATTTGAGCATTGCCCAGGGTGTGGACTTGGTAACTCAATATCACTGCTTTTTCACGGATATTTTTTGGAATCATTTTATACACATTTACTTGGCTTACCAGCAATTTTAATCATTTTATACAGAATATTTTCACTGATTCATTTTAATTACAAATCTACTAAATCAACAACAAAATCAAGGAGCAGTTATGCCTAA
- a CDS encoding thioredoxin, which yields MLNTNLTHITSESEHSELLSNNENVMICCGRMGPMCIPVYEVMEELEEEYKNIKFADMEFDSPDAKVIRNLPETRGFQGLPFTIYYKNGKVVKATSSIQSKDQITDILDEHFGK from the coding sequence ATGTTAAATACAAATCTTACTCATATTACATCTGAATCTGAGCATTCAGAATTATTAAGCAACAATGAAAATGTGATGATATGCTGCGGCAGAATGGGCCCGATGTGCATACCTGTTTACGAAGTTATGGAAGAGCTGGAAGAAGAATATAAGAATATAAAATTTGCTGATATGGAATTTGATTCACCTGATGCAAAGGTAATAAGAAATTTACCTGAAACCAGGGGTTTTCAGGGATTGCCGTTTACAATTTATTATAAGAATGGAAAAGTTGTAAAAGCAACAAGCAGTATTCAGTCTAAAGATCAGATTACAGATATTCTGGATGAACATTTTGGAAAGTAA
- a CDS encoding glycine cleavage T C-terminal barrel domain-containing protein gives MFEMDNLSQDMIDFFSSFGADIQTLDQMEVIKSFTTVENEIFSLNNGTGLRYMNTSGIVELKGVDSLNFLNRISTNSMTNLSKEEIRSTIFTSEKGLIIGVSTVLNFESYLLLVTSIFSKPKVLSWINKYIIGDDIKVSDASHRFNIFEVMGPQSESFLSMFVGDSINSIPVNSFKVVNAEGVLFFLARFTDLKGFSKFWILAEHENSKKLINYLVENKGPFDFNLIGEDAYNVYKIENGIPSEPNEINYMMNPYEVKLFELIDFKKGSYIGQEVITRLNNNDLNQKNLIRMCFSEPIEADEKFVLFDAEKNEIGNITSIAFSPKLKKSIALGFVKNPFAVQGTKVLAKNETKSFEVVVNELPQRQ, from the coding sequence ATGTTCGAAATGGATAATTTAAGTCAAGATATGATTGATTTTTTTTCTTCTTTTGGAGCTGATATTCAGACTTTAGATCAGATGGAAGTTATTAAGAGTTTTACTACTGTCGAGAACGAAATCTTTAGTTTGAATAATGGAACCGGTTTAAGGTATATGAATACATCTGGGATTGTTGAACTTAAAGGGGTTGATTCTCTGAATTTTCTCAATAGAATCTCGACAAATTCTATGACTAATTTAAGTAAAGAAGAAATTCGGTCAACAATCTTTACATCAGAAAAAGGTTTGATAATTGGTGTTTCAACAGTACTAAACTTTGAGAGCTATCTTTTACTTGTTACAAGTATATTCAGTAAACCCAAGGTGTTAAGCTGGATAAATAAATACATTATCGGGGATGATATTAAAGTTAGTGATGCAAGCCATAGATTTAATATTTTTGAAGTTATGGGACCACAATCAGAATCTTTTCTTTCTATGTTTGTGGGAGATTCTATTAACTCAATACCTGTAAATTCGTTTAAAGTTGTAAATGCTGAAGGTGTTTTGTTCTTTTTAGCCAGATTTACTGATTTAAAAGGATTTTCGAAATTTTGGATACTTGCTGAACATGAAAACAGCAAAAAATTAATTAATTATTTGGTAGAAAATAAAGGACCTTTTGATTTTAATCTAATTGGTGAAGATGCTTATAATGTCTATAAGATTGAAAATGGTATTCCATCTGAACCAAATGAAATTAATTATATGATGAATCCTTACGAAGTAAAATTATTTGAATTGATAGATTTTAAGAAAGGCAGCTATATAGGACAGGAAGTTATTACAAGGTTAAACAATAATGATTTGAATCAAAAAAATCTTATAAGAATGTGTTTCTCAGAACCAATTGAAGCAGATGAGAAATTTGTTTTATTTGATGCTGAGAAAAATGAAATAGGGAATATTACATCAATTGCTTTTTCACCAAAGCTTAAGAAAAGTATTGCATTAGGGTTTGTAAAAAATCCATTTGCTGTTCAGGGAACAAAAGTATTAGCAAAAAACGAAACTAAATCTTTCGAAGTAGTTGTTAACGAACTTCCTCAGAGACAGTAA
- the dapF gene encoding diaminopimelate epimerase codes for MSKIYFTKMTGAGNDFIFIDRKKNPDVVLKKEDIRKLCNRRFGIGADGLIIIDDAAGYDFRMSYFNSDGLAGSLCANGARCSIRFAHFSKRLKNNYASFVVDDIEYSGEVIDDQIIKFNLNTPKNILLNKELRTSDKVINFSFVDTGSHHVVIKMDDIFDGQSKKKISFNDISDIPVFQLGQEIRFHDQFKPDGTNVNFIQIKENVIYIRTYERGVEDETLACGTGSVASAIILHLAEKFNPPITLKTFGGDNLIVNFNIVNQKVEDISITGPAKIVFEGLVNRNLFF; via the coding sequence ATGTCTAAGATTTATTTTACAAAGATGACCGGTGCAGGTAACGATTTTATCTTTATTGATAGAAAAAAGAATCCTGATGTTGTTTTGAAAAAAGAAGATATCCGCAAACTTTGTAATAGAAGATTTGGTATTGGGGCTGATGGGTTAATTATTATTGATGATGCTGCTGGTTATGATTTCAGAATGAGTTATTTTAACTCTGATGGTTTAGCCGGAAGTTTATGTGCGAATGGGGCAAGATGTTCTATTAGATTTGCTCATTTTTCTAAACGCCTGAAAAATAATTATGCTTCTTTTGTAGTTGATGATATTGAGTATTCGGGTGAAGTAATAGATGATCAGATAATTAAATTTAACCTGAATACGCCAAAGAATATTCTATTAAATAAAGAGCTGAGAACATCTGATAAAGTAATTAATTTTTCCTTCGTGGATACCGGTTCACACCACGTTGTTATAAAGATGGATGATATTTTTGATGGGCAATCTAAAAAGAAAATATCATTTAATGATATTAGTGATATCCCGGTGTTTCAATTAGGGCAGGAGATTAGATTTCACGATCAGTTTAAACCCGATGGTACAAATGTTAATTTCATTCAGATAAAAGAAAATGTAATTTATATCCGGACTTATGAACGAGGTGTTGAAGATGAAACACTTGCTTGCGGAACAGGCTCGGTCGCTTCTGCGATAATTTTACATTTGGCTGAAAAATTTAATCCGCCAATAACTCTAAAAACTTTTGGCGGAGATAATTTGATTGTTAACTTTAATATTGTTAATCAAAAAGTTGAAGATATTTCAATAACCGGACCAGCTAAAATTGTTTTTGAAGGGTTGGTAAATAGAAATTTATTTTTTTAA
- a CDS encoding class I SAM-dependent methyltransferase, which yields MNQTKNHWYDGWFYDKFIAPNQDRMFGEIKKNIQPNSTVIDVGCGTGRFSFLAADKAAKVVGIDLSEKNINTAKRTLEKNPNSKISFIHSSLSELAKTNQHFDYAVMTYVIHEVNPEERINLLKEMSSIADKIIIGDYLVPVKKGFWSVLNELVECFAGREHYRNFKDFAANNGLINLANKAELNIIFELKHTPSTSQVLVLEHPKTI from the coding sequence ATGAATCAAACTAAAAATCACTGGTATGATGGTTGGTTCTACGATAAGTTTATCGCTCCTAACCAGGATAGAATGTTTGGCGAAATTAAAAAGAATATTCAGCCAAATTCTACAGTGATTGATGTTGGCTGCGGAACTGGAAGGTTTTCTTTTTTAGCAGCTGATAAAGCAGCTAAAGTTGTTGGGATAGATTTATCTGAAAAAAATATAAACACTGCAAAACGAACACTTGAGAAAAATCCTAACTCAAAAATCTCTTTTATTCACTCCAGCTTGTCGGAATTAGCAAAAACAAATCAGCATTTTGATTATGCTGTTATGACTTATGTTATTCACGAGGTTAATCCAGAAGAAAGAATTAATTTACTTAAAGAAATGTCTTCCATTGCTGATAAAATAATTATTGGTGATTATCTTGTGCCTGTAAAGAAGGGATTTTGGAGTGTATTAAATGAACTGGTAGAGTGCTTTGCAGGCAGAGAACACTACAGAAATTTTAAAGACTTCGCTGCAAATAACGGTCTTATCAACTTAGCAAACAAAGCAGAATTGAATATAATTTTTGAACTGAAGCATACTCCTTCAACAAGTCAGGTGCTTGTTCTGGAGCACCCCAAAACTATTTAA
- a CDS encoding cob(I)yrinic acid a,c-diamide adenosyltransferase, protein MKIYTKTGDNGQTGLFGGERVPKFSKRIKAYGTVDELNSFIGYAITVVNSEDVKTILMDLQPKLFIVGADLATPQTEKNKKLKITRTPDSFTSEIEILIDKFESQLEVLKKFILPGGSKGAALLHVCRTITRRAEREIVELSNSEEIGNNIIIFMNRLSDLFFVLSRFENKYSNIPDTKWIP, encoded by the coding sequence ATGAAAATTTATACTAAAACAGGCGATAATGGTCAAACTGGTTTGTTTGGAGGTGAGAGAGTTCCAAAGTTCTCTAAAAGAATTAAAGCTTATGGTACTGTTGATGAATTAAATTCTTTTATTGGCTATGCTATTACAGTTGTTAACAGTGAAGATGTAAAAACAATATTAATGGATTTACAACCAAAACTTTTTATTGTGGGTGCTGATCTTGCAACACCGCAGACTGAAAAAAATAAGAAATTAAAGATTACTCGCACACCTGATAGTTTTACTAGTGAGATTGAAATCCTTATTGATAAATTTGAATCGCAGCTTGAAGTATTAAAAAAGTTCATACTTCCTGGCGGCTCAAAAGGTGCGGCTCTATTACATGTTTGCAGAACAATTACCCGTAGAGCCGAAAGAGAAATTGTGGAATTAAGTAATTCAGAAGAAATTGGCAACAATATTATTATATTTATGAACAGATTATCTGATCTGTTTTTCGTTCTTTCACGTTTTGAGAATAAGTACTCAAACATTCCTGATACAAAATGGATACCCTGA
- a CDS encoding TM2 domain-containing protein has translation MPNIFQLLPTLEGEEMQYVQSLINDMTDTQAQQFAMAYSARRKDPTTILILALIGFVGVAGIHRFMLNQVGMGILYFLTGGLCAIGTIVDLINHRKLCFEYNSIVAQQVSLMVKQTVK, from the coding sequence ATGCCTAATATTTTTCAGTTATTACCAACTCTGGAAGGGGAAGAAATGCAGTATGTTCAAAGTCTTATCAATGATATGACTGATACTCAAGCTCAGCAGTTTGCTATGGCGTATAGTGCAAGAAGAAAAGATCCAACTACAATTTTAATTTTAGCATTAATCGGATTTGTAGGAGTTGCCGGCATACATAGATTTATGCTTAATCAGGTTGGCATGGGTATTCTGTATTTTTTAACCGGTGGATTGTGTGCGATAGGTACAATCGTAGATCTTATCAATCACAGAAAACTCTGCTTTGAATATAATTCTATTGTTGCACAACAGGTCTCTTTGATGGTTAAGCAGACAGTTAAATAA